The Parabacteroides sp. AD58 genome includes a window with the following:
- a CDS encoding GNAT family N-acetyltransferase has protein sequence MMNSREELAICKAELYDLDSVMPIFDCARQFMIQTGNPTQWADGYPERSFMENEIAAGHCYVFVDDLGKPVATFCYIEGDDPTYHVIEGGKWLNDAPYAVLHRLASDGSHSGIADLCLNWCFTQTSNLRVDTHQDNKVLQHILLKHGFKYCGIIYVRNHSPRLAYQIIL, from the coding sequence ATGATGAATAGTAGGGAAGAATTAGCTATCTGTAAGGCTGAATTGTATGACTTGGATTCAGTTATGCCTATCTTTGATTGCGCTCGCCAATTTATGATTCAGACTGGAAATCCTACACAATGGGCTGATGGTTATCCGGAACGTTCTTTTATGGAAAATGAAATAGCAGCAGGTCATTGTTATGTATTTGTTGATGACTTAGGAAAACCTGTTGCGACATTCTGTTATATCGAAGGTGATGATCCGACTTATCATGTGATAGAAGGTGGGAAGTGGCTGAATGATGCTCCTTACGCCGTTTTACACCGGCTGGCATCGGATGGAAGTCATTCAGGTATTGCTGATTTATGTTTAAACTGGTGTTTTACTCAGACTTCTAATTTACGGGTAGATACGCATCAGGATAATAAGGTATTGCAACATATACTGTTGAAGCATGGTTTCAAGTATTGTGGAATTATTTATGTGCGTAACCATTCACCTCGTTTAGCCTATCAGATAATTCTTTGA
- a CDS encoding ExbD/TolR family protein, giving the protein MGKFSKAGGREMPELNTSSLPDLVFAFLFFIMMVTSMREVTLKVQFKAPQATELQKLEKKSLVTFIYVGKPTPDLQKQFGSETRIQLNDKYAEVSEIQNYIAQEKSSMKEEDQPFMTVSIKADKDTKMGVITDVKQALREAYALKISYSAAKRIE; this is encoded by the coding sequence ATGGGAAAGTTTAGTAAAGCAGGCGGACGTGAAATGCCTGAATTGAACACGTCATCATTACCTGACTTGGTGTTTGCATTCTTGTTCTTCATCATGATGGTTACATCAATGCGTGAAGTAACTTTGAAAGTGCAATTCAAGGCTCCTCAGGCTACCGAGCTTCAGAAATTGGAAAAGAAATCATTGGTTACTTTCATCTATGTTGGTAAGCCGACTCCTGACTTGCAGAAACAATTTGGTTCTGAAACTCGTATTCAGTTGAACGACAAGTATGCTGAAGTTTCGGAGATTCAGAATTACATTGCTCAGGAGAAGTCAAGTATGAAAGAGGAAGATCAGCCGTTTATGACTGTTTCTATCAAAGCTGATAAAGACACAAAAATGGGTGTGATTACGGATGTTAAGCAAGCACTTCGTGAAGCGTATGCTTTGAAGATTAGTTATTCAGCTGCTAAGCGTATTGAGTAA
- a CDS encoding DUF4091 domain-containing protein, translated as MELKNTTFAFLALALFGCQEQKYVPVTTFQEAEDPVAISTEAEQQWNQAGKKLNVAWGSIDWRYSRSEIPQNLENKPCQLTAWRGEKASAQLLLWSAGGSNGVTCQIGEFKADKASLPASIAQARFVRYTLADINSPDFKKGGPSVLMPDMLDSLSRFDMAPKTTRPVWITIQVPQDAVAGTYTSTITVTDQEKEKFTFPIQLKVIDHVLPTPDQWNYHLDLWQHPAAVARAEGLKMWSDEHFEALKKTMIPLAKAGQKVITATLNKDPWNHQCYDAYEDMITWTRHKDGSWSYDYQIFDRWVEMMLSIGINRMINCYSMVPWNCELDYFDEAENKKVTVVATPGKPEFTQMWEPFLADFKKHLDEKGWLGITNIAMDERSPEQMDAAVKVLEKCAPEMGIAIADNHKSYKKYKMMRDVCVSQGQKADHEDIIARRANGFNTTFYVCCGPFYPNTFTFSHPYEAELLGWYGLACDYDGMLRWAYNSWPEDPQYDSRFGNWSSGDTYLVYPYYRSSIRFERLIDGIEVAEKVRILRKEGVNLGELENVLEEIRTKDINDSQLPWQEVVTKADSLLNSL; from the coding sequence ATGGAATTGAAAAACACAACATTCGCATTCCTGGCCTTAGCCCTGTTCGGTTGCCAGGAACAAAAGTACGTTCCTGTTACAACTTTTCAGGAAGCAGAAGATCCGGTAGCTATTAGTACAGAAGCTGAACAGCAATGGAATCAGGCAGGCAAGAAACTTAATGTTGCCTGGGGAAGTATCGACTGGCGTTATTCACGCAGTGAAATTCCTCAGAATCTGGAAAACAAACCTTGTCAACTCACAGCCTGGCGAGGTGAAAAGGCTTCGGCCCAACTGTTATTATGGTCGGCTGGAGGATCAAACGGTGTAACCTGCCAGATTGGAGAATTCAAAGCAGATAAAGCTTCTTTACCGGCTTCGATCGCCCAAGCACGCTTTGTGAGATATACGCTGGCAGACATCAATTCACCCGACTTCAAGAAAGGTGGCCCCAGTGTATTGATGCCGGATATGCTGGATTCATTATCCCGCTTTGATATGGCCCCAAAAACGACTCGTCCGGTCTGGATTACCATTCAAGTACCACAAGACGCAGTTGCAGGAACTTATACATCTACGATTACGGTAACAGACCAGGAAAAAGAGAAATTCACGTTTCCCATCCAGCTAAAGGTAATCGATCATGTCTTACCCACACCCGATCAATGGAATTACCATTTGGATTTATGGCAGCATCCGGCCGCTGTAGCCCGTGCAGAAGGATTAAAGATGTGGAGTGACGAACATTTTGAAGCATTAAAGAAGACGATGATACCTTTGGCGAAAGCTGGCCAGAAAGTCATTACGGCCACGCTTAACAAAGATCCTTGGAATCATCAGTGCTACGATGCCTATGAAGACATGATTACATGGACACGTCACAAAGACGGTTCCTGGAGTTACGACTATCAAATATTTGACCGCTGGGTAGAAATGATGCTTTCTATAGGCATCAATCGTATGATCAACTGCTATTCGATGGTTCCATGGAATTGTGAACTGGATTACTTCGATGAAGCCGAGAATAAAAAGGTTACAGTTGTAGCCACGCCAGGGAAACCTGAATTTACCCAGATGTGGGAACCGTTCCTGGCAGACTTCAAGAAGCATTTGGATGAAAAAGGCTGGCTGGGCATTACCAATATAGCCATGGATGAACGCTCTCCGGAACAAATGGATGCAGCCGTGAAAGTTTTGGAAAAGTGTGCTCCGGAAATGGGCATTGCCATTGCCGACAATCACAAATCTTATAAGAAGTATAAGATGATGCGTGATGTATGCGTATCGCAAGGACAAAAAGCCGATCACGAAGACATTATTGCCCGCCGCGCCAATGGATTTAACACAACATTCTATGTTTGCTGTGGCCCGTTCTACCCGAACACGTTTACATTCTCACATCCTTACGAAGCCGAATTATTAGGCTGGTACGGCCTGGCCTGCGATTACGACGGAATGCTTCGCTGGGCTTACAACTCATGGCCGGAAGATCCGCAATATGATTCACGCTTCGGTAATTGGAGCTCAGGAGATACATACTTAGTCTATCCTTACTATCGTTCTTCTATCCGGTTCGAACGGCTTATTGATGGTATTGAAGTAGCCGAAAAAGTAAGAATCCTGCGAAAAGAAGGGGTTAATTTGGGTGAGTTAGAAAATGTTCTGGAAGAAATCCGGACAAAAGACATTAACGACAGTCAGCTTCCTTGGCAAGAAGTTGTAACCAAAGCAGACTCACTGCTGAACTCACTCTGA
- a CDS encoding Lrp/AsnC family transcriptional regulator, with translation MAHHQLDELDEKILKLIIGNARMPFLEVARECNVSGAAIHQRIQKLTNLGVIKGSEFIVDNTKVGYETCAYIGLYLNSPGQFPTVTEALKQIPEVVECHYTTGQYDLFIKIYAKNNQHLLSIIHNKLQPLGLARTESLISFKEAFKRQLPIDLSEDDE, from the coding sequence ATGGCACACCATCAGTTAGATGAACTCGATGAGAAGATATTAAAACTTATTATAGGCAATGCAAGAATGCCGTTTTTGGAAGTAGCTCGTGAATGTAATGTATCAGGCGCTGCTATTCACCAGCGTATTCAGAAGCTTACTAATTTAGGCGTTATCAAAGGTTCTGAATTTATTGTCGATAACACGAAAGTGGGCTATGAGACTTGTGCGTATATAGGATTGTATTTGAATTCTCCGGGCCAATTCCCTACGGTTACGGAGGCATTAAAGCAGATTCCTGAAGTTGTAGAATGCCATTATACCACTGGTCAGTATGATCTATTCATAAAGATATATGCAAAGAATAACCAACATTTGCTGAGCATCATTCATAATAAGTTGCAACCGCTCGGTCTGGCACGAACGGAATCATTAATTTCTTTTAAGGAAGCTTTCAAGCGTCAGTTGCCGATTGACTTGAGTGAAGATGATGAATAG